In Camelus bactrianus isolate YW-2024 breed Bactrian camel chromosome 28, ASM4877302v1, whole genome shotgun sequence, the DNA window CTGGGCTCAGCCCTCCGTAAGGCAGCTTCCTGTCGACTCCTCACAAAAAAGGTCTGAGTTGGGtacaattatttttcccattgTGCAGCTGAGGCAACTGAGGCCCGAAAGTTCAGGTAGTCCCAGCTGAGGTCACACAGGGAGCAATCCTACCTGAGTTTGAAGGAGGAACTAGTTTCCACAGACCTTGTTTTAAATGCCTGTGAACCGATCTGACCCCCATTCACCTCGCCCCACCCAAGTAACATCCAGGAGGATGTGATGCTCCCAGAAGGACCTCAAGGGAAGGCTTGGTGGTGGTCAAGGCGAGCCTTGGCTGAGTCGTGGAAGATGAGCAGGTATCCACGAGGGGACAGGGGGAGGGGAGCatgctccaggcagaggaagcaaagGAGCAGAGGGACCAGGAAGGGAGCTGACAGGGAGAGGATGCAGAAGACAGCAAAGGCCGAGAGAGGAGGCCCCTTCGAGCCGGCTGAGAGCTTGGATCTTCTCCTGTAGGGCAGTCACGGCCCCACTCTGGGCCTTGCACCGCTCACCTGTGCAACAGGACCCTCCCCGCTGCTGTTAATGCACATGGTTTTCAATCCTCAATTCATGTGATGGAATAAACATGCTCCGAAATTTGTAAAGCTCTGTCCCGAGTCAGGGACTCGGGGCACATCTGACTCCAGGGCCCTGGTGGCAGAGGACTTGGCAGGGGTGGGGCACGGAGGTGTCCCAGGCACAGAGCTGGAGGGTGCTTGTCGTCTGGGCGTGATCATTAAGAGCTCCCTCTTCCACTCTCACGAGGGACCTGGCTTGGGAGATGAGCTGTAAGGTCACCCTGAGTGTGCAGGACGAAATGCTAACACTCAAAGAACAAAGTCTCCTGGCATAAAGGAGGAGGGGTGAAGATGGAGAGCGAGTAAGAAGGAGGTGCCGTCAAGAGGAAGGCTTCCTCGGGGCACAGGAGTGGTTTTTATAGACCAGCTGGCAAGATGCCTGGTGTGGGCAGTCAGGCCAAGTCAGGGCACTGACCTTCCCTTCAGAGGTCGAAGCCCATGTCACTCACAGGACGCCAGTAAGGGCCATGGTCTCCGCGAAGCACAGCACCTCCCTCCCCGTCCAGGCTACAGAGTCCCTCTTGTAACCACCGCCTTCCAgctcccacctctgcccacctTAAACCTCAAATGATTTCCACCAGGTCTGCCCGACGACCTCATCCAGAAGGGCAAGGACATCAAGGGGGTGACGGAAATCGTGCAGAATGGGAAGCACTTCAAACTCACCATCACCACCGGGACCAGAGTGATCCAGAATGAGTTCACCCTGGGGGAGGAGTGTGAGCTGCAGACCATGACCGGGGAGAAGGTCAAGGTAGGAGCTCCCCTCTCAAACCCCCCTCTGCTTCCGGAACCTTCCCTGGAGCCTGGCCCCAGGGCTTCCTCCCCCAGGGCTCCCACCTCACAATTCCCACTGCTGAGACCCTATCTCTGAACCCACtgctggagggagaggcagagagacaaagCTCTTAAGAAAGATGCTCTTCTGGGAGATCCCAGTTTCCTGAGACTGTCTGGGGGCACTCTGGCCCAAGAGTCTGAGCTCCCCCATACGGAGGGTGCTGGGGAAGCAGGCACACAGCAGGAATCTAAGACTCAGATTCTCCCAGGCCCCGCAATGGGCCAGGGGGCGCCAGTGCAAAACCCCTAAAGGGCTCTAAGGTCATCCTTGAGCTAAAAGAAAACAGCCTTAGAGCTGGTGGTCACAGGGAGAATTCCTGGAGGAGGTGCGAGCAACGCCAGAGTACCCAGGCCCAGGCAGGCCCTCAGACCAAGCCTTTGGGGATGCTCACTGAGTCCCTGGCCTCAGCTgcctcagctgtgaaatgggtGCAGTCCCCCTTCCCAGAGCAAAGGCAATGGGCAgggcagcatcacctccaacggGCCGTGTCAAAGGTGTGTAACGGGAGGTGGGTGCTGGCCGTCTGCGGGGTtggcaggcagaggcagggagatCCAGGCAGTCGGGCCCCTCACCAGGAGCCCCTATTCACCCCTCCAAAACTCAGCACACCCCAGCACAGCCAGAGCCCCTGAGCGGCGTTTCTcctccacaccccccacccccggcgaTAACCGTGTGCATCGGGCTCAGCTGGCtggtctccccctccccttcgGACGGCTCTCCGTTTCTGCTTCTCCAGACGTAGCAGCACAGGTCGGAGGTCGGTGATAAATCTGAGGAGGGACATTCCCTTCTACACCCCCAGTTAGGGGGGGCAGGTCCTCAGGGGTTTCACCACAGGCCTTTCCTGTTGTCCATCTTGGAGGCAAATTGTTAACCTTGGCCAGTGTCTTCTGCTCCCTGCTGGCTTTCTGTTACTCTTCCTGGATGCACAGAGCTTGAACAGGAGAAAGATAAAGGTGCTGGAAAGAGCAATACAAACCAGAGCAAAACCACGTGCTCGCCCATCTGGCCGGGATTTTGAATTTAGCTGCTCCCTCCCTCCGTGGACTTGGAGAATTGGGACTTGCAATTTTATCTTAGTGTTTGCATTCGAAACACTCAGTGGTCCTATGCTGATTTCTGGATCACATCCCAGAAGTGAAAAGTCTGACAAAAGAAGCCCTGgttttttctttagttctttttttttggaggagtgGGAATGATTAGGGTTacttatttaattgttttttaaaggaggtcctggggattgaacccaggacatcatgcttacaaagcacatgttctaccacttgagctgtaccctccctccttttctctagTTCTTGAACGCACCTCACTTCTCTTTAGAGCCAGACGAACGGGGGGAGTCAGGGACGGTTACACATAGATGAACAGTTAGGTATCTGTAAGCAGAGACCCCTGCAGGGGAGTCAACCCCATTAGCAAGGGTTTCACCCCCTCCCAGACCCTTCCCCTCAGGCCATTTCTTCTGTCCCCCGTTGCAGGCAGTGGTTCAGCTGGAAGGTGAGAATAAACTGGTGACAACTTTCAAAGGCATCAAGTCTGTGACTGAATTGAATGGTGACACAATCACCAGTGTAAGTTGGCCCTCGGATTCTGTATCTCCTAGTGCTGGGGTTGAGGGGCGGGGAGACAGGACATGTAGCCCTCCCTGCTGCCTTCCCCGTGGCCAGTCTCTGCTCCCTCGTGCCCTGGCAGTGGCCCCAGCTGCTGCTTCCCCGCACTCTGGGTTCCTTCCGGTGGTCCCTCCATCACCACTTTCCTGCCTGGAGTCCATCATTCTAtaatccccacccccacttcctccctcctcattgccatcccctgcctcctctccccttc includes these proteins:
- the FABP1 gene encoding fatty acid-binding protein, liver, with amino-acid sequence MNFSGKYELQSQENFEAFMKAVGLPDDLIQKGKDIKGVTEIVQNGKHFKLTITTGTRVIQNEFTLGEECELQTMTGEKVKAVVQLEGENKLVTTFKGIKSVTELNGDTITSTMTLGDIVLKRISKRV